A stretch of the Jeotgalibacillus haloalkalitolerans genome encodes the following:
- the walK gene encoding cell wall metabolism sensor histidine kinase WalK — protein sequence MRKVNFFQSIHLKFVLIYVLLIALAMQIIGVYFVRELEDTLIENFKSSIEDRMSPLEYSITEEIDTDLAGERSDDEPSLQQSIQVLLGGLNSEDIEEVRIIDARNRVLGTSDDNNQTVVGQRMNNELLQRMFIEGGPPPNNLNETYVDRESGDRMWVLAIPLVSGSDVIGAIHIESRIENVYTQMDEINGILAGGTAISLVITAILGVLLAQTITRPIADMRSHAVDMAKGNFSRKVKVYGHDEIGQLAITFNNLTKRLQEARVTTEAEKRKLSSVLSYMTDGVIATDRRGRVILINDPAAGMLNVSRETVLSMSLPELLGIEDEYSFEDLSSQNDSLILNFGTQAKPYILRANFSAIQKETGFVSGLIAVLHDITEQEKIDAERREFVANVSHELRTPLTTMRSYLEALAEGAWQDEEIAPQFLHTTQTETERMIRLVNDLLQLSKMDSRDYRLNKEWVNFIAFYQRIIDRFDMGRSQNVSFKVKLPKDPVYVEIDTDKMTQVLDNIISNALKYSPEGGQIGFKVELKEREKEIVVSVSDQGVGIPRENLKNIFERFYRVDKARTRQLGGTGLGLAIAKEMITAHGGQVWASSVEGRGTTIYFTLPYDPESEDEWA from the coding sequence ATGAGAAAGGTTAATTTCTTTCAATCAATACATTTAAAGTTTGTGTTGATATACGTACTCCTGATCGCATTAGCCATGCAGATTATTGGTGTTTATTTTGTGCGTGAGCTTGAGGATACGCTGATCGAAAACTTCAAATCGTCAATTGAAGACCGTATGAGCCCGCTGGAATACAGTATTACAGAAGAGATCGATACTGATCTGGCGGGCGAGCGGTCAGATGATGAACCTTCATTACAACAGTCCATCCAAGTATTGCTGGGTGGACTTAATTCTGAAGATATTGAGGAAGTACGGATTATCGACGCAAGAAACCGGGTGCTTGGGACGTCAGATGATAATAACCAGACCGTTGTCGGACAGCGTATGAATAATGAGCTGCTGCAACGGATGTTTATTGAAGGGGGACCACCTCCTAATAATCTGAATGAGACTTACGTGGACCGTGAAAGCGGGGACAGGATGTGGGTGCTCGCGATACCGCTTGTGTCAGGAAGTGATGTCATTGGTGCCATCCATATTGAATCAAGAATTGAAAATGTGTATACACAGATGGATGAGATCAATGGCATCCTGGCCGGTGGAACCGCCATTTCACTCGTAATCACTGCGATACTTGGTGTGCTGCTGGCACAAACCATCACAAGGCCGATTGCAGATATGAGAAGTCATGCTGTAGATATGGCAAAAGGAAATTTCTCAAGGAAAGTAAAAGTATATGGTCATGATGAGATCGGTCAACTGGCCATTACCTTTAATAATTTGACGAAAAGACTTCAGGAAGCACGGGTCACAACTGAAGCAGAAAAACGGAAGCTTTCCAGCGTTCTCAGTTATATGACAGATGGCGTAATCGCGACTGACAGAAGAGGCAGGGTCATCTTAATTAACGATCCTGCGGCAGGAATGCTGAATGTTTCACGTGAAACAGTGCTGTCCATGTCTCTTCCTGAACTGCTTGGTATTGAAGATGAATATTCATTTGAAGACCTTTCAAGTCAAAATGATTCGCTTATTTTGAATTTCGGTACACAGGCAAAGCCTTATATTCTTCGTGCAAACTTCTCTGCAATTCAAAAGGAAACCGGCTTTGTGAGCGGTCTGATTGCGGTTTTGCATGATATTACCGAGCAGGAAAAGATTGATGCAGAGCGCCGCGAGTTTGTAGCGAATGTATCCCATGAGCTCCGGACGCCGCTGACAACGATGCGAAGCTATCTTGAGGCGCTGGCTGAAGGTGCATGGCAGGATGAAGAAATCGCACCGCAGTTTCTTCATACAACCCAGACTGAAACTGAGCGGATGATTCGCCTTGTGAACGATCTGCTGCAGCTGTCTAAAATGGATAGCCGCGACTATCGTTTGAATAAAGAATGGGTAAACTTTATCGCGTTTTATCAGCGGATTATTGACCGCTTTGATATGGGGCGTTCACAGAATGTATCGTTTAAAGTAAAACTGCCAAAGGATCCTGTGTATGTCGAGATCGATACTGATAAAATGACACAGGTGCTCGATAATATTATTTCAAATGCGCTGAAGTATTCTCCGGAAGGCGGTCAGATCGGCTTTAAGGTGGAACTGAAAGAGCGTGAAAAAGAGATTGTTGTCAGCGTGTCAGACCAGGGTGTAGGGATTCCGCGTGAAAACCTGAAAAATATTTTTGAACGCTTTTATCGTGTGGACAAAGCCAGAACAAGACAGCTTGGCGGTACAGGGCTTGGACTTGCGATTGCCAAAGAGATGATTACCGCACACGGTGGTCAGGTCTGGGCTTCAAGTGTGGAAGGAAGAGGGACAACCATTTATTTCACACTGCCATATGATCCGGAAAGTGAGGATGAATGGGCATGA
- a CDS encoding peptidoglycan DD-metalloendopeptidase family protein, whose protein sequence is MKNNNLKRSFIYSGKSLKIFAAGVMLSTALWGFDTEASAESRGLTVVHHVYAGEEYVGVVTDPDDLTAWAEKKEEELEEEVSGDVKHNLKLIPEHVFNPQTTDQQLVDQAKEAAAFVTDAYEVKLGDESVAYVENEKAAQEAIRQLKLTAVSEKELDRFEKEDLSEELEPGDSRITDIELKGIGEQNETQVEPDQLSDPKEAVEKLLAGTTSTVDHEVAEGETKEDILEQYDMDEETFDELNPDAGELSEGVMVRASEKIPGVEVQVKKESRVKETIDFEEEVKEDSGMFKGESRVEQEGQEGEKVYTELITEVNGEQTAASTENEEVTKEVKNHIVLEGTKEIPSKGTGSLQWPADGGYISSHQGPRWGDHHKGIDIASPDSLTISNVDNGVVVSAGFEGDYGNKVVVDHNNGMRTIYAHLSEIHVEPGQTVGKGESLGLMGTTGFSTGIHLHFEVYVNGELKNPMDYLDY, encoded by the coding sequence ATGAAAAACAACAATCTAAAGCGTTCATTTATATATTCAGGCAAAAGCCTTAAAATATTTGCTGCCGGCGTGATGCTATCAACTGCATTATGGGGTTTCGACACAGAGGCTTCAGCTGAGTCACGCGGATTGACAGTGGTTCACCACGTGTATGCAGGTGAAGAATATGTTGGCGTCGTGACTGACCCGGATGACCTGACTGCATGGGCAGAGAAAAAAGAAGAAGAGCTTGAAGAGGAAGTTTCCGGTGATGTAAAACATAACCTGAAGCTGATCCCCGAGCATGTATTTAACCCGCAAACAACAGATCAGCAGCTGGTCGACCAGGCAAAAGAAGCAGCAGCATTTGTAACAGATGCTTATGAAGTGAAGCTTGGCGATGAATCTGTTGCTTATGTTGAAAATGAAAAAGCGGCACAGGAAGCGATCAGACAGCTGAAGTTAACAGCTGTATCTGAAAAAGAGCTGGATCGCTTTGAGAAAGAAGATCTGAGTGAAGAGCTTGAGCCGGGTGACAGCCGTATTACGGATATTGAGCTGAAAGGCATTGGAGAGCAGAATGAAACACAGGTTGAGCCTGACCAGCTTTCCGATCCAAAAGAAGCAGTTGAAAAGCTGTTAGCAGGTACCACTTCCACTGTTGATCACGAGGTGGCTGAAGGTGAAACAAAAGAAGATATTCTTGAACAATACGATATGGATGAAGAAACATTTGATGAACTGAATCCTGATGCAGGGGAACTTTCAGAAGGTGTAATGGTCAGAGCTTCTGAAAAGATCCCGGGTGTAGAAGTTCAGGTAAAAAAAGAGTCACGTGTGAAGGAAACCATTGATTTTGAAGAAGAAGTCAAAGAAGACAGCGGGATGTTCAAAGGTGAATCACGCGTAGAGCAGGAAGGCCAGGAAGGTGAAAAAGTCTATACAGAGCTGATCACTGAAGTAAATGGTGAACAGACTGCTGCATCAACTGAAAATGAAGAAGTCACTAAAGAAGTGAAGAATCATATTGTTTTAGAAGGAACTAAAGAAATCCCGTCTAAAGGAACAGGCTCACTTCAATGGCCTGCTGATGGCGGATATATTTCAAGTCATCAGGGACCTAGATGGGGCGACCATCATAAAGGCATTGATATCGCCAGCCCTGACAGCCTGACAATCAGCAACGTGGATAATGGCGTTGTCGTATCTGCCGGCTTTGAAGGGGATTACGGAAATAAAGTCGTTGTTGATCACAATAACGGTATGCGTACAATCTATGCTCACCTGAGTGAAATTCACGTAGAGCCGGGCCAGACAGTCGGGAAGGGTGAATCACTCGGATTGATGGGAACAACAGGATTTTCTACAGGCATCCATCTTCATTTTGAAGTATATGTAAATGGTGAACTGAAAAACCCGATGGATTATCTGGATTATTAA
- the yycF gene encoding response regulator YycF — MDKKILVVDDEKPIADILQFNLKKEGYEVHCAYDGDEALEKVEEIKPDLILLDIMLPGRDGMEVCREVRKNYEMPIIMLTAKDSEIDKVLGLELGADDYVTKPFSTRELVARVKANMRRHQALKGQVEEENLTNEITVGVLTIHPDAYMVTKRGETIELTHREFELLHYLSKHIGQVMTREHLLQTVWGYDYYGDVRTVDVTVRRLREKIEDNPSHPLWIVTRRGVGYYLRNPDQD; from the coding sequence ATGGATAAAAAGATCCTAGTTGTCGACGATGAAAAGCCAATTGCAGATATACTACAATTTAACCTGAAAAAAGAAGGCTATGAAGTTCACTGTGCATATGATGGTGACGAGGCACTTGAAAAGGTTGAAGAAATAAAGCCAGACCTGATCCTGCTTGATATCATGCTTCCGGGAAGAGATGGGATGGAAGTATGCCGTGAAGTACGTAAAAATTATGAAATGCCAATTATTATGCTGACAGCAAAAGACTCCGAGATTGATAAAGTGCTCGGTCTTGAGCTTGGCGCGGATGATTATGTAACAAAGCCTTTCAGTACGCGCGAGCTTGTGGCACGTGTGAAAGCAAATATGCGCCGTCACCAGGCGTTAAAAGGCCAGGTTGAGGAAGAGAACCTGACAAATGAAATTACAGTGGGCGTGCTGACGATTCATCCAGATGCTTACATGGTGACAAAACGCGGTGAGACGATTGAGCTGACACACCGTGAGTTTGAGCTGCTTCATTATTTATCAAAACATATCGGACAGGTAATGACGCGTGAGCACTTGCTTCAGACAGTATGGGGCTATGACTATTATGGTGATGTGCGTACAGTGGATGTAACGGTTCGCCGTCTGCGTGAAAAAATTGAAGACAATCCAAGTCATCCATTATGGATTGTGACGCGCCGTGGTGTCGGTTACTACCTGAGAAATCCGGACCAGGATTAA